One segment of Pleomorphomonas sp. PLEO DNA contains the following:
- a CDS encoding response regulator, with protein MSKEPKPVAIIMIEDDEGHARLIEKNIRRAGVTNEIISFRNGTSAVNYLLGADGSGLAAIGRPSLVLLDLNLPDMTGIDILARLKANEHTRRTPVIVLTTTDDAREIQRCYDLGANVYITKPLNYESFANAIRQLGLFLSVMQIPELD; from the coding sequence ATGAGCAAAGAACCTAAGCCCGTGGCCATCATCATGATCGAGGATGACGAAGGGCACGCTCGGCTTATCGAGAAGAATATTCGCCGCGCCGGCGTCACCAACGAGATCATTTCGTTTCGCAATGGCACCAGCGCGGTCAACTATCTTCTGGGCGCCGACGGATCGGGATTGGCCGCAATCGGCAGGCCGTCGCTGGTCCTGCTCGATCTCAATCTCCCCGATATGACCGGCATTGACATCCTCGCTCGCCTCAAGGCCAATGAGCATACGCGGCGGACGCCGGTCATCGTCCTGACCACGACCGACGACGCGCGCGAGATCCAGCGCTGCTACGACCTCGGCGCCAATGTTTACATTACCAAGCCTTTGAATTACGAGAGTTTTGCTAATGCGATCCGTCAGCTCGGCCTATTCCTGTCCGTAATGCAGATTCCGGAGCTTGATTGA
- a CDS encoding ATP-binding protein, giving the protein MHFPGPQAGCVGRCFVWGGRKREMLKSGAGRFVGYNLLLLAGGAVVLLMIVSAAFIFSSRSQLHATESLRAARVDRLVLEFISDLVDAETAQRGFIITSNEAYLGPYETALGQFAEDSSDLRLRAAEVDEGRAIAPGPVDELIKLGQAKMDLVGHNLAEFRAGHLDTTRLVIASDRGRVLMDQIRQKGATIRDVAASVRIARAAAMRDAASMLTTMISLGVAMIVVLTAGATMVMLRHIRQIDEARHELIEINRELESRVRERTEAVMRTNEELQRYAYIVSHDLRAPLVNIMGFTSELESATERLTAYVRKIGGDAENMDRADALVAVDEDIPEALGFIRSSMKRMDSLINEILKLSRAGRRVLEPVPLDMQNLVSECIDSIHQRFAEAGAEVRIDGRLPDVVSDRSALQQIFTNLLDNATKYLKDGRPGQITVRGRLERGSAVFEIEDNGRGVAEADFERIFELFRRAGIQDKPGDGIGLAHTRMLARRLGGDVSVKSDGETGTTFSVTIARDLVLRMGRNEA; this is encoded by the coding sequence TTGCATTTCCCCGGCCCGCAGGCAGGATGCGTTGGACGTTGCTTCGTGTGGGGGGGGAGAAAACGGGAGATGTTGAAATCGGGTGCGGGCCGGTTCGTCGGCTATAATCTCCTGCTGTTGGCGGGCGGGGCGGTTGTTCTTTTGATGATCGTTTCGGCGGCCTTCATTTTTTCTTCCCGCTCGCAGCTACACGCCACGGAATCCTTGCGCGCAGCCCGGGTCGATCGGCTGGTGCTTGAGTTCATCTCCGATTTGGTCGACGCCGAAACCGCTCAGCGCGGATTTATTATCACCAGCAATGAGGCCTATCTCGGACCTTACGAAACGGCGCTTGGCCAATTCGCGGAGGATTCCTCGGATCTTCGGCTGCGTGCGGCGGAAGTCGACGAGGGCCGGGCGATCGCTCCTGGCCCCGTGGACGAACTGATCAAGCTCGGCCAAGCCAAGATGGACCTTGTCGGGCATAATCTCGCGGAATTCCGGGCGGGGCATCTTGACACGACGCGGCTGGTCATTGCTTCAGACCGCGGGCGCGTGTTGATGGACCAGATCCGTCAGAAGGGTGCGACAATCCGCGATGTCGCCGCATCGGTCCGCATCGCCCGTGCCGCCGCGATGCGCGACGCCGCCTCAATGCTCACCACCATGATCAGCCTGGGTGTCGCCATGATCGTCGTCCTCACGGCCGGCGCCACAATGGTGATGCTTCGACATATCCGGCAGATCGATGAGGCGCGGCACGAACTTATCGAAATCAATCGGGAGCTGGAGTCTCGCGTACGCGAGCGCACCGAGGCGGTGATGCGCACCAATGAAGAGTTGCAGCGCTATGCATATATCGTGAGCCACGATCTCAGGGCGCCCCTCGTCAACATCATGGGCTTCACCTCCGAACTGGAATCGGCGACTGAGCGTCTCACCGCTTATGTCCGAAAGATCGGTGGCGACGCCGAAAATATGGATCGCGCCGATGCCCTCGTTGCCGTCGACGAGGATATTCCTGAGGCATTGGGATTTATCCGTTCATCTATGAAGCGCATGGATAGCCTCATCAATGAAATCCTCAAACTGTCGCGCGCTGGACGCCGAGTTCTTGAGCCTGTGCCGTTGGATATGCAAAATCTCGTCTCTGAATGTATCGACTCCATCCATCAGCGCTTTGCCGAAGCAGGAGCCGAAGTCCGGATCGATGGGCGTCTTCCCGATGTCGTTTCCGATCGCTCCGCTTTGCAGCAGATCTTCACCAACCTGCTCGACAACGCCACTAAATATCTGAAGGATGGCCGGCCAGGACAAATCACCGTTCGTGGCCGTCTCGAACGCGGATCGGCGGTTTTCGAGATTGAAGATAACGGACGAGGCGTCGCCGAGGCTGACTTTGAACGCATTTTCGAACTGTTCCGCCGCGCGGGTATTCAGGACAAGCCGGGCGATGGAATCGGCCTGGCCCATACCCGTATGCTCGCCCGCCGCCTCGGCGGCGACGTCAGTGTGAAAAGCGATGGTGAAACGGGGACAACGTTCAGTGTGACGATCGCCCGTGATCTAGTATTGCGTATGGGGAGAAACGAAGCATGA
- a CDS encoding phage holin family protein: protein MNVARLLGVDVTRLKRRGGLAVVSAAIGMIMATLAVAFAAFAGYIALTRHFRPEIAALITAGSLLLIALIALVVARQVMKKARQEINAAVSSSAIIAFAPTAASLAARHTRLAAVVAALGIGFWLARNATKR, encoded by the coding sequence ATGAACGTCGCGCGACTCCTTGGCGTCGACGTAACTCGTCTCAAGCGGCGCGGCGGCCTTGCCGTCGTGTCCGCGGCGATTGGCATGATCATGGCGACGTTGGCCGTCGCTTTCGCCGCTTTCGCCGGTTACATCGCACTTACCCGTCATTTCCGACCTGAGATCGCAGCACTTATCACCGCGGGATCTCTGCTGCTTATCGCGCTGATCGCCTTAGTCGTGGCACGTCAGGTCATGAAAAAGGCGCGGCAGGAAATAAATGCGGCCGTGTCATCGAGCGCAATAATAGCCTTTGCCCCGACAGCCGCCTCGCTCGCCGCTCGGCATACTCGTCTGGCAGCTGTCGTCGCGGCACTGGGTATTGGCTTCTGGTTGGCGCGCAACGCCACCAAGCGCTGA
- a CDS encoding sensor histidine kinase: MPYGTDLKESIKVLHVEDDVALAVLVRKALARRGHETIHVTSGDQALKIIAEGGVDIVALDHTLSSETGLDILTRMGARGARPPVVYVTGSMDARLAIEALKQGADDYVIKDTSEEFFDLLIAALEQAFERWRLKSARVRDQQLIREARDRAEMLLKEVNHRVANSLGLVAAMVRMQASAVSDPHARHALEETQSRISAVAGVHRHLYTSDNIGEVDIGAYLSHLVGELSASLAGNGALHMVKTELIAISLPTDKAVTLGVMVGELVTNAFKYAYLPDTSGEIRVSSRRLENGRLQICVEDDGIGWDGTGPAQGTGIGSKVLRAMARNLDAEISYSQLNPGTYVCIEFAAG, encoded by the coding sequence TTGCCATATGGGACCGATCTCAAGGAGTCCATCAAGGTCCTGCACGTCGAGGACGATGTTGCCCTTGCCGTGTTGGTCCGCAAGGCTCTTGCCCGGCGTGGCCATGAGACGATTCACGTGACGAGCGGCGACCAGGCGCTGAAGATCATCGCGGAAGGCGGTGTAGATATCGTTGCTCTCGATCATACGCTATCGTCCGAGACCGGGTTGGACATCCTTACCCGCATGGGGGCGCGCGGCGCCCGCCCGCCCGTGGTCTACGTTACCGGATCGATGGACGCGCGACTGGCCATAGAGGCCCTCAAGCAGGGAGCCGACGATTATGTGATCAAGGACACGTCGGAAGAGTTCTTTGATCTGTTGATTGCCGCTCTGGAGCAGGCGTTTGAGCGTTGGCGGCTTAAAAGCGCGCGTGTCCGAGATCAGCAGTTGATCCGCGAGGCAAGGGACCGGGCCGAGATGCTCCTGAAGGAGGTCAACCACCGCGTTGCCAATTCATTAGGCCTCGTGGCAGCGATGGTGCGCATGCAGGCCTCAGCCGTCAGCGACCCCCATGCTCGCCACGCTCTTGAGGAGACGCAGAGCCGGATTTCGGCGGTCGCAGGTGTCCATCGCCATCTTTATACTTCGGACAACATTGGCGAGGTCGATATAGGTGCCTATCTCAGCCATCTTGTCGGTGAGCTGTCGGCCTCACTGGCAGGCAACGGTGCCCTGCACATGGTCAAGACAGAACTCATTGCAATATCGCTTCCGACCGATAAGGCCGTGACGCTTGGTGTCATGGTTGGCGAACTGGTGACGAATGCGTTCAAGTATGCCTATCTACCTGATACAAGTGGGGAAATTCGGGTTAGTTCCCGCAGGCTCGAAAACGGTCGTCTTCAAATCTGTGTTGAAGACGATGGTATTGGCTGGGACGGAACAGGGCCGGCCCAAGGAACAGGCATCGGCTCCAAAGTGCTGAGAGCGATGGCCCGCAACCTTGATGCCGAGATATCCTATTCACAGCTCAACCCTGGAACCTATGTCTGCATAGAGTTCGCGGCTGGCTGA
- a CDS encoding DUF1328 domain-containing protein, with product MLYWSLVFLVVALIAAVFGFSGIAAASAGIARVLFGLFLILFVVSFVFQLLHA from the coding sequence ATGCTTTACTGGTCTCTCGTCTTTCTTGTCGTTGCCTTGATTGCCGCCGTCTTTGGATTTTCCGGCATTGCAGCCGCTTCCGCAGGTATTGCTAGAGTGTTGTTCGGTCTATTTCTGATTTTGTTCGTGGTAAGCTTCGTTTTCCAATTGCTCCACGCTTGA
- a CDS encoding cupredoxin domain-containing protein produces MLVVLAAAAPAAAEDDPVFRIEFNDGTVTPGRIEVPSDTRFELQLVNLGKTPAEFESVPLRKEKVIGPGVTTSMVIKYLDPGEYSFFDDFHPEAPPALLVAK; encoded by the coding sequence TTGCTCGTGGTCCTCGCGGCGGCCGCGCCGGCCGCCGCCGAGGATGATCCGGTATTCCGCATCGAGTTCAACGACGGTACCGTGACGCCAGGTCGCATCGAGGTTCCATCCGACACCCGCTTCGAGCTGCAGCTCGTCAACCTAGGCAAGACGCCGGCCGAATTTGAAAGCGTACCGCTCCGCAAGGAAAAGGTGATCGGGCCGGGTGTCACCACCAGTATGGTGATCAAGTATCTCGATCCGGGAGAATACTCCTTCTTCGACGACTTCCATCCGGAGGCGCCACCGGCACTGCTGGTTGCCAAGTGA
- a CDS encoding putative zinc-binding metallopeptidase → MRLFSCDGCGNTVHFDNGTCLVCKRRLGYLPARSRMTALEPSGEGWISSALGESFAFCANAEFGACNWLLPVEQAGGLCPACRHNRTIPALTDDKTIEAFARVISAERHLFYSLLSWRLPVPDKAENAETGLAFDFLADEIGPDGSVVPVMTGHADGVITLAIAEADDAAREERRVRLGEPYRTLLGHFRHEIGHYYWDRLVRDGGHVEDFRSLFGDERQDYSEALERNYRDGPPADWRSRFVSTYAACHPWEDFAETFAHYIHMVDALETAHALGLVVSPRVTVPEQLDLDVDFSPYRQKDFATLANAWPPLTIAINEINRSLGLRDFYPFVLSKEILSKLEFVHTLIAPGHSVEAR, encoded by the coding sequence ATGCGTCTTTTTTCCTGTGACGGGTGCGGCAACACTGTCCACTTCGACAATGGGACGTGCCTGGTCTGCAAAAGACGGCTCGGCTATCTTCCTGCCCGCTCCCGCATGACGGCACTCGAACCCTCGGGAGAGGGGTGGATCTCGTCCGCCCTCGGCGAAAGTTTCGCTTTTTGTGCCAATGCCGAGTTTGGGGCGTGCAATTGGCTGCTTCCGGTGGAGCAGGCGGGCGGGCTGTGCCCAGCCTGCCGGCACAATCGAACCATCCCCGCGCTCACCGACGACAAGACGATCGAAGCTTTCGCGCGTGTGATATCAGCCGAGCGCCATCTGTTTTATTCGCTCCTCTCCTGGCGCCTTCCGGTACCCGATAAAGCTGAAAACGCCGAGACGGGCCTGGCCTTCGATTTTCTCGCCGATGAGATCGGCCCGGACGGCAGCGTTGTACCCGTCATGACCGGGCACGCCGACGGCGTCATTACCTTGGCCATCGCCGAGGCCGACGATGCCGCGCGCGAGGAGCGTCGGGTCCGCCTTGGCGAACCTTACCGAACGCTGCTCGGACATTTTCGACACGAGATCGGCCACTATTACTGGGATCGGCTGGTACGCGATGGTGGCCACGTGGAGGATTTCCGCTCGCTGTTCGGAGACGAGAGGCAGGACTACTCGGAAGCATTGGAGCGAAACTACCGCGATGGCCCACCAGCCGACTGGCGGAGCCGTTTCGTCAGTACCTATGCAGCTTGTCACCCTTGGGAAGATTTCGCAGAGACCTTCGCCCACTATATTCATATGGTAGATGCGCTTGAAACGGCGCATGCCCTAGGGCTTGTGGTTTCGCCACGTGTGACCGTGCCGGAGCAACTTGATCTCGACGTCGATTTCTCCCCTTATCGCCAGAAAGACTTCGCCACTCTCGCCAATGCCTGGCCACCACTTACAATCGCCATCAATGAGATCAACCGATCGCTTGGCCTGCGGGACTTCTACCCATTCGTTCTTTCAAAAGAAATTCTATCAAAGCTGGAATTTGTACACACGCTCATCGCGCCGGGCCACTCCGTCGAAGCTCGCTGA
- a CDS encoding iron transporter, with translation MRILSGMVLASAAFGFATSAYALEYPIGEPQFGGGMEVAAVYLQPIEMEPAGMMLAADKADVHLEADIHATKDNVNGFANGDWMPYLDISYELIKDGKSVAKGPLMGMVASDGPHYGDNVKLDGPGIYKLTFHIAPPASTGHMAMFGRHVDKETGVAPWFAPFDTNYEFTYTGTGKKGGY, from the coding sequence ATGCGCATCCTGAGTGGAATGGTTCTGGCCTCGGCGGCCTTTGGTTTTGCGACGAGCGCTTATGCGCTTGAATATCCGATCGGCGAGCCGCAGTTCGGCGGTGGCATGGAAGTGGCTGCCGTCTATCTGCAGCCGATCGAGATGGAGCCGGCTGGTATGATGCTGGCCGCCGACAAGGCGGACGTCCACCTCGAGGCCGATATTCACGCCACCAAAGACAACGTCAACGGTTTCGCCAACGGCGACTGGATGCCCTATCTCGACATCAGCTATGAACTCATCAAGGATGGTAAGTCTGTTGCCAAGGGACCGCTCATGGGGATGGTCGCATCGGATGGCCCGCACTACGGCGACAACGTGAAGCTCGACGGCCCCGGCATCTATAAGCTGACCTTCCACATCGCCCCGCCGGCCAGTACCGGCCACATGGCGATGTTCGGTCGTCACGTCGACAAGGAAACGGGCGTTGCCCCGTGGTTCGCGCCGTTCGACACCAATTACGAGTTCACCTACACCGGAACGGGGAAAAAGGGTGGCTACTGA
- a CDS encoding FTR1 family protein, whose protein sequence is MFGSIAFVVWRESVEALLVIGILDAWLRSEARDTGRARMFLWGGVAAGLAFAGLLAVVLVRLGDSISEDAQLTYTTAVVLIAAALILQMVFWMRKHGRSMRRDLETQLSSAVARHSWWGVFFLALMAVAREGSETVIFLYGILSSGAAGDLLSGVGAGLFGFALALLSYGLLQAGSRVLSWRLFFRITEIMLLFLACALLMTGIDGLIDLEILPRLSRRLWDSGWLLSDGDATGGFISALTGYRATPNLTELVVFVGYWTLVLFLIFRPRRQVAPAIA, encoded by the coding sequence ATGTTCGGCTCCATAGCCTTTGTGGTCTGGCGCGAGAGCGTCGAGGCGCTGTTGGTCATCGGCATTCTCGATGCATGGCTGCGCAGTGAGGCGCGCGACACGGGCCGCGCCCGCATGTTCCTGTGGGGCGGCGTTGCCGCGGGCCTCGCCTTCGCGGGTCTTCTTGCCGTGGTGTTGGTGCGGCTCGGCGATTCCATCTCCGAGGACGCGCAACTCACCTACACAACGGCTGTCGTGCTGATCGCCGCTGCGCTCATCCTCCAGATGGTATTCTGGATGCGCAAGCACGGCCGGTCCATGAGGCGTGACCTCGAGACGCAGTTGTCGTCGGCCGTTGCTCGTCACTCCTGGTGGGGTGTCTTCTTTCTGGCGTTGATGGCGGTGGCCCGGGAGGGCAGCGAGACGGTGATCTTCCTCTACGGCATCCTGTCGTCGGGCGCCGCAGGTGATCTCCTCAGCGGTGTCGGTGCCGGCCTGTTTGGTTTTGCGCTGGCACTCCTCAGCTATGGTCTCTTGCAGGCGGGCAGCCGTGTGCTTTCCTGGCGGCTATTCTTTCGCATCACCGAAATCATGTTGCTGTTTCTCGCCTGCGCGTTGCTGATGACCGGTATCGATGGCCTGATCGACCTCGAGATCCTGCCGCGCCTATCCCGTCGCCTCTGGGACAGCGGTTGGCTGCTCTCCGATGGTGACGCAACAGGCGGCTTCATTTCGGCGCTGACCGGCTACCGGGCGACACCCAACTTGACGGAACTCGTCGTTTTCGTCGGCTACTGGACGCTGGTGCTGTTCCTGATTTTCCGTCCGAGACGGCAGGTGGCGCCCGCGATCGCCTGA